From a region of the Fischerella sp. JS2 genome:
- a CDS encoding nucleotidyltransferase family protein, translated as MQTLPKLNTKILNVNVPAEIQLLLGCASTKIDGAKTEQIKSLIQQTDLDWQEITSSAWKQGLIPLLYTNINAIASDTVPKDVLEQLRKIFYTNAQRSLHLTGELVQLLRLLQENRILAIPYKGPVLANLLYGNIALRQFCDLDILVQPQDVLKFKDLLISQGYRPQIELTKTEEAAYLKDKSKHTYNFINDNKRIMVEVHWRITPRYTSSIEVKYIWKNLLSSSFGGMKIYSLSPENWLLLLSSHASRHRWEKLSWLADIAELIGRNPEINWQMLIQQASEFDCRRMVFIGLFLTYNIIGITLPNEVLQAIEADPEVVSLSSDICRQLLTGNTDHHKFMQNTFYQIRVREGLQNKLLYFELFLRWLMRDKNILLDE; from the coding sequence ATGCAAACTCTACCAAAGTTAAATACTAAGATTTTAAACGTCAATGTTCCTGCGGAAATACAGCTACTTCTTGGTTGTGCTTCTACCAAAATAGATGGTGCTAAAACCGAACAAATAAAAAGTTTGATTCAACAAACAGATTTAGACTGGCAAGAGATTACCAGTAGTGCATGGAAACAGGGTTTGATACCACTTTTGTATACTAATATAAATGCGATCGCATCAGATACTGTTCCTAAAGATGTTCTCGAACAACTTCGCAAGATTTTCTACACAAATGCTCAACGCAGTTTACATTTGACTGGAGAGCTTGTACAACTCCTGCGCCTATTGCAAGAAAATAGAATTTTGGCTATTCCTTATAAAGGCCCTGTTTTAGCAAACTTATTATATGGAAATATCGCACTACGCCAGTTCTGTGATTTAGATATATTAGTGCAACCACAAGATGTTTTAAAGTTCAAAGATCTGCTAATTTCTCAAGGATATAGACCACAAATTGAATTAACAAAAACAGAAGAAGCCGCTTACTTAAAAGATAAAAGTAAGCATACTTATAACTTTATTAATGATAACAAGAGAATAATGGTGGAGGTTCATTGGCGAATTACACCACGATACACATCTTCAATAGAAGTCAAGTATATTTGGAAAAATCTCCTGTCATCTAGTTTTGGTGGCATGAAAATCTATAGTTTATCGCCAGAAAATTGGTTACTATTACTGAGTTCACATGCATCTCGACATCGCTGGGAAAAACTTAGTTGGTTAGCTGATATTGCAGAATTAATCGGACGCAACCCAGAGATTAATTGGCAAATGTTAATTCAACAAGCTAGCGAGTTTGATTGTAGACGAATGGTTTTTATTGGTCTTTTCTTAACTTATAATATTATAGGCATTACCCTACCAAATGAAGTTTTACAAGCCATAGAAGCTGATCCAGAGGTTGTTTCTCTCTCCTCAGATATATGCAGGCAACTATTAACTGGTAATACCGACCACCACAAATTTATGCAAAATACTTTTTACCAAATTAGAGTGAGAGAAGGCTTGCAGAATAAGCTTCTGTATTTTGAATTATTTTTGCGTTGGTTGAT